In Nostoc sphaeroides, the genomic window TGTTCTCTGTGTCTCTGTGGTAGCCTGCGGCAAGCCGCTGACGCTCCTTCGTCGCTACCGCTTCGCTAATGCGTCTACGTTTATTTGGATAATTTATTTCTTGGAAGTCCCTTACTCCCTGGTTTGTATGGCTAAAGCCCCAACTATGAACGTTTTTTATTATGGTTTTAAGTAGATATTTTAGAAGGTTTAGATGATATATTTACCATTCAACAGATACACTATAACTAGAAAAATTTGTATCTTTACTCACTAAAATAGCATTTTCACTCTGAGCTTGTGAAATTAACAACCTATCAAATGGATCTTTATGGTGTAAAGGTAACTGTCCCAACATTAAAACATGATTAACTTTAACTCCAATAAATTCTATTCCATTATTTTGCTGCTGGTGAATAATCTCAGGTAAAGACTGATTTAATGTTAATTTCCCTAATTGAGTTTTAATTTGAATCTCCCAGAGACTCACAACACTTACTAACCGAACATTTTCTGGATTTAATAACAATTCTAAAACCCGTTCTGAAAGTTTTTTAGAGTCACTATCCCACTAAATAAAGGTATGAGTATCTAACAGAAATTTTATGATAACCAAAATTCATCAGGTAAAGGTTCATCGAAATCATCACTCATCACCATAGCACCCAAATTTAACCCAGCTTTAGGGATAATTTTTTCCTGCACAGAAGCAATAGGAATCACCTTAGCAAAAGGTTTATCTCCATTAGTTAAAATGATTTCTGTATTATCATCTTGCATCAAGGATAATAAATCAGAAACGCTGATAGAAGTTTGTTGAATATCAATATTTTTTGTTGTCATGATTACACCTCTAAAGTGTCTACTTCTATTCTAACTTAACTGTGAGTATTTTTCCATGCTTCCCTCTCAGCGCTCTTTCTGATGGAGTTTCCCGCATCTCACATATTACTAGGAGTCTCGTTTAGATAAGAGTTGAGGATTAGTTAATTGTCTTTGTTTTGTTGTTATGCAGCAACAACGTTTATGGATGCTGTGACATCAGATCAACATTTGATTTAGGATAACCTGAATTGTCAGATGTTTTAGAGTCTCCCAAAAAGTTCTAATTATAGGCTCAACTATCCGATCGTAACACCGAGGTTGCTCCCCATTTCTCCTATTCTTTGGTGGCAAACCATTGTAATGGCAAAAATTTCATAATATTTGTTATGGTTTTTAAAGTTTTTAATTCGGGTATATCTGGTTTTAATTGTTCTGCGATCGCTAATTTTTGTTCAGCTTGTGCAGGTTGAAAATTATATAAATAAACAACAGCTAAATAAAGCCATGCGTAAGGATTTTGAGCATCATATTTAGTTAATTCTATTAAATTTTGGATTAATTCTGGGGCTTGGCGCTGTAAAAGTTGTGATAAGACTAAAGTGTAACGCCAATTTAAGTTATTTGGCTCTGTTTGCAGATGATAATTAGCTGCAAATTGAATTTGTTTTAAATAATCTTGAGTAGGATCGTATTGATTGAAATTATCTATTTGCACAAATATATTATTTAATTTACCCTGTTGTAAATCTTGTGCTAGTTGTGAAGTTCGGGTAACTAAATCTAAAGGTGGCGATTTTTTTCCGGTTCCTACATTTGTCACATTTACAGTAATCTCTGGAATATTTAAAGATGTGACTTTGTTGTTTCTTCTATCTAAATATAGTGCTGATAGTTGATATTTTCCTAGTGGTAGTGTTTTGGGAAGAAATGTAGCTAATGCTTCTTTTACTCGAAAAGTTCCTTCAGGATGACATTTGATACCACAGTATAAATCACCCAAACCAATGGCATGATCGTGATCCCAAGATGATTGGTTATTTTGCCATTTTAACAGCAATATACCATTTTTTAAATCATCCCATGAACCTGTTATTTCATAGTTGACAGGGTTGTTTTTATCTAAAATTAATTGTTGAGAAATTGCAACTTTTTCTAAACTAATTACAGACTGACTATTACTTAATTTTTCAACAACTACATGAGGATTTTTGCAGTGATATAATCGCATTTTATCTCCATGAGGTAATATCCAATCGCCCTGTAATTTCAAATCAGTAGAAGATTCGACTAAAGATTTTAATTTACGTTTAGTCTCTCCACTTTCTCCCGGTTCGCTTGGTTCATTATCTCTAGTGATATACCAACAAAAATATTCTAAATCTTCCTCTACCTGAGATAATTTGGTTGTTAATTTTCTGCCGTATACACGAAAATCTTCTAATGTCCCAAAATAATCCAAAGTAAACTCATTTATCTGAGGTATAGCAACGGGAATTACCCCTAAATTTGACCTTAAATATAAATCTGTTTCGTTTATTTTGTTTATCAGTTTCTCCAGAGGATATTTCTTAGCATCATCATTAGGTAAATGTTTACCACCCCATGCTTGAATTAGGGGTAATGGAAACAAATTATTGAGTAACACTATGCTACTTAATACCAGAGTTGCTAATCTCAGTCTATCAAAATATATATTTTCAATTAAGTTGAATAAATCGGCCAATATTAAACTAATTATAGGAAAACATGGCAGGATAAATCTAATGTCTTTATTTGTGCCCAAAGAACAAATTATATAGCTACTTACTAAGGTAACTAATAACCAAATTCGAGCCGATTTATGGAGATTTACTGAAATTAAATCAGTAGAAAATTGATATTTAATTAGATAAACCAATAAAATGCCAATACTCACAGATAATATTGGTAAACCAACGCTTTCTGGAATCATCTGTGGATAGTATAACCATCCAGCAATAGTTGTAGCAGAAGGATCACCCTCCCCTTTTCCCACTTGGTTAGCGTTTAATGCCGATGTAATAATTGTTAACCAATTTAAGCCATACCAAAAACTACAAATTAGCCAAGCTATTACCAAAGATAAGCAAGTTTGAATTAGCTTGATAAATTTACGTTTTCTAATAAAACTAATTAATATCCAAATACTAGGAATTAAAATAAAAATAAACCCTGTAGGTTTAGTCAACAAAATTAAACCTATTCCTGTGCCCAATAAGATAGTTAGTCCCCACGATAAAAACCCAATATAACTATCTTTCCAAGTTGTCAGAACTGTGAAAGTTACTGTAACAATTGCTGTCAAACCATAATCTATTAAATAATCTGTCCGTATAAATCCCAAAATAGGAAATAACAGACAAAATATGCTGGCAGTTATGCTAATTTCTCGGTTTTTAAATAAAAAATTACCTAAATGATATACTGAAAGTATAATCATCGCAGTATATAATAAGTTGACCAAACTTGCTTGGTCAAATCCACGGCCAAACAATATCAAAAATGGTACGGTGCAAATATATACAAAAGGAGCGCGATAAGTTGGAGTTAATTGCCACAGAGATAACCACCAATTTCCTGAGAATATATTGAAGTTTTGAAAAATTCTATAATGATGTAATGCTGTGGTTAAATGTGCGCTTTGATCGTAGGCTGGAATCGAGTCATCTAAGAAAAACCAAGCTCTATCTATAGCTAATGCTATCAGCCAAATTATTAAGAGGATAATATAATCTTTTCGATGCTGAGAATGGTCAAAATGACTCATATTTATTTGATCAAAAACAAACTTTAACCAATTATATATCTGTCGTGTATCGCCGTTTGACTAAGAGGATGTTTTAAAAGTGGTTGGCTGTAATTTTAAGCACTTATTGATCCCCCCTAACCCCCTTAAAAAGGGGGAAGAATCAAAGTCCCCCAATTTATCGGGGGATTTAGGGGGATCCAAAACTTTTGATACCGACAATAGGACTTTTCAAACATCCTCTTAAGCCGTGGGGTTGAATTTTTAATTTTTAATTTTTAATTCGAGCCAAGTGAGTGACTCCCTCAGTGGTTCGTCCGCTCATCTCACTGGGATGGATACAGTAGAGCGCCATAACCTCCCCACGACTCCAGGCATCAATCCAGGTTCGATTAATTGCGGGCGAAAGCGTTGGATTTTGCTTTTTGATAAATTGCATCACGCGATCGATGTCTTGCTCAAGAGTGATGTGTTCGGCTCGACCAGTCACAGTAACGCTGCGCCAATGCTTGAGATTGTAGAATTCTTCAACTTGCAAACATACTTCTGGATTCGCGTCTATATACTTAGTCTTCATCCAAAGCGTGGTGAAGATATAGATGTTTGGCTCTTCAAAATAATAGTGCATAGGCACAACATAGGGATGTCCTTCAAGGGCACAACTTAAGTGTCCATGTCCTACTTTTTTCAAGAGTTCATGTATCTCTTTTGTGCCCATTTCATCAATATCTAACATGGTCATTCTCCAGAATAAAGATTTTAGGACTTACGCACACTCTACGAATTCTCGGCGCTCTTGGCGTCTTGGCGGTTCGATAAATTAAGCTTTTTAGGAATTTTTGCGTAAGTCCTGGATTTAATTGATTAATGAGTTGCTAATGTGTTGTTGACTAAGACTTAGATCAGCATGTTTAGGGACATGATCCAAAATCCGTTGAGCGAGTCGCACCTGATGATTGTTGGCAAATCGCTAAACAGGTAAGCACAGCAAAAAACTCATCGAAATCTAGGGGTTTAGTGAACCATAGGTCAAATCCCGCACACAGAGCACGTTGAAGCATATTTTTATTGGCATAGCCTGTCACAGCGATCGCTAGCACCACTTCCCCTCTTTCTCCGACTTTAGTTCTCACTTGTTGAATCAGGGCATAACAATTCTTCTTGGACAAAGCAATGTCACTGACGAGGACATCAGGTTGCCATTGCTCAAATATTTCTAAGGCTTGCTGGACTGAAAACGCTGTTTGCACCTCTACCCCATAGAGTTGCAGCAGCAACGTCATCAAGGAGCAGAAGAAATCGACATTATCATCTACAAGCAGTACTCGCAGCCCTTGGAGGGATGAGTAATTACTAGGAATTGAATACATTGCAGCCCCAATCGTGATTTCACGTTCAACAGTGCTAAAAAACCTGGGAACCCTAGAGAGGAATTAACCAGGTGTAGGGTGTGTCTTATTAATTTCCCTACACCATGACAGGGTAATGTTTCATTTGTGGGGTTATTTGTTTAACTACAATATAAAATTAAGAAAAGTGTCAAATCTGAATTTCTTTTTCCGGCGTTGCTGATTATTTCAAAGCGATACCTACGGTAAGCTACGCTAACGCATGGTGGCGGATATGATCTTCAATAAAACTGGCAATGAAATAATAACTGTGGTCATAGCCTTCTTGGTAACGCAAGTTTAGCGGCTGGCTAACATCTGCACAAGCTTGCTCAAACACTTCAGGCATTAATTGTTCAGCTAAAAATTTATCAGCAGTCCCTTGGTCAATCAGAATCGAACTGTGATATCCTACTTTTTTGACTAATTCACTAGCATCATAAGCACGCCAACTTTCTTGATTATTGCCAAGATAACCACCCAAAGCCTTTTGACCCCAAGGACAACGCATAGGTGCAGCGATCGGTGCAAAAGCTGATACTGATTTGTAAAGTTCTGGGTTTCTCATTGCACAGACAAGCGCCCCATGTCCCCCCATCGAATGACCAAAAATACCTTGTTTTTCAGGTTGCGTAGGGAAATTTGCGGTAATTAAAGCAGGTAATTCCTGGACGATGTAACTATACATTTGGTAGTTTTTACGCCACGGTTCCTCTGTAGCATCAACATAAAAGCCCGCACCTGTGCCAAAATCCCAGTCATCATCCTCACCTGCAATGCCAGTATTACGCGGACTTGTATCTGGTGCAACCAATATCAAACCATACTCAGCTGCCAAGCGTTGCACTCCCGCCTTTACCATAAAATTCTCTTCTGTGCAACTTAACCCAGAGAGGAAATAGAGAATCGGTACAGGTTTTTGAGTTGCTTGTGGTGGTTGATAGACAGCAAAGCGCATTTCACCGTTACAGGTTGAGGAGGAATGACTGTAAAAACCGAGTTTGCCACCAAAGCTTTTATATTCGGAAATGAGATTGAGGTTAGACATTGGTTTGAGCGATCGCCAGAGAAAGATTATTTTACCGTGAACTACCTGGTAATTAACACGCTATAGCGAGCGTACAATATACCGCAGTTGCGCTCGCTTTGAGAACCGAAACCAAATTGCGATCGTTAGTTGGCGCTTCATCGCGTCTGGACTCGCTATGCCAACAGGATAACGAAACCAACACACAATTAAGCGGCGAGTAGGTTCATAAGCCAACAGCCATGTTTTTTCGTAGCGTACCAAATCACTAATCCAAGGTGGATCTAGGTTTTCTTTTTCAGCAATTCTGGAGATGAAATTAGCAAAAGCGATCGCATCTTCTCTATGTTTTTTGATTCCTTTTGGTACATGAGTTTGAGCATATCGCCAAAACAAGGCAGTAAAATTTTTCCCCAGCGCCCGCGCAGTGCGTGGAAGTAGTTCGCGTACTTCCCCTAACCGTTTCCATTTCAGAGAATTGGCAAAGATATTTACCTCTTTTGCTGAAATTTGAGCTAACTTTTGTGCTTCATCGCAACTCAGCCCCAACTCTGCGCCAACGGCTTCTGGGTTAGCAAAGAAACGCTCTCTAAATTCCGTATTCGTGTAAAGTTGGGCTAAAACTTCCTGGGTTTTTGCTAACCCCATCTGCCATGTTTCGACTTCGCTCAACACAAGTAACTCCTGCTAATTTCCCGTGCTTTTTGCAGTTCTTTTGTCAATTCTGCAAAGGGTGGCAAGTTTTCATCTCGTTCTAGAATAATCCCTTTAACTGGAACACGGGCCACAACTTCCTCCATTAGTTGCCATACTTCCACTGGTGTGGATTGGGAATGGCTATCAATTAAGACACCATCATGCCAATGTCCACCAACAAAATGTAATTGTACGATGCGATCGCACGGTAATTGTTGCAAAAACTCATGGACATCATAGCCGTAGTTCACAGCATTAGTGTGGAGATTCGTTATATCTAATAACAGTCCACAATCAGAACGTTCAACCACCTCGGCTAAAAACTGGGCTTCAGTCATTTCTGCACCTGGAACCGTCACCATGTAAGTGATATTTTCCAGAATCAGTGGTACATCAATCCAGCGACGCAATAAAGCAATATTGCGACAAAGTACTTCCACAGCTTCTTGAGTATAAGGTAGCGGGGACAAATGCCCGATATCAACTCCACCCGCTTTTGTAAAGCAGATATGCTCACTCCACCAAGGCGGGTTAAGTTGCTTAATTAGTGCTGCAAGTTTGCGTAAATAATCTGTATCCAAGCCTTCAGCACTGCCTAACGAAAGATTAATCGCGTGGGGAATTATCGGGAAATGAGCAGCAAGCAATTCTAACTCCTGCTGTTTTTGCCAAGATGCATCTAGATAGTGTTCAGCGACAATTTCCAAAAAGTCAACCTGCTGACGGTTAAGAAACAGATCGCTTTTAAACGGTTGTCGAAAACCCAACCCCACGCCTAAACTAGGAAGATGAGAAAGCATTGCTGTTAACCTCCTCCACAACCACCACCGCAGCCACCACCGCAGCCACCACCGCAACCACTACTGCAAGAGGAGCCACTGTCAGAACCACTACTGCATGAGGAGCCACTGTCAGAACTACTATTGCATGAGGAGCTACAGCCAGAACTAGTACTGCATGAGGAGCTAGTGTCAGAATTACTAGTACGAGAACTACTAGTGTATGAGGGGCTACTGCATGAGGAGCTACTGCATGAGGAGCTACCGCATAAGCTACTAGACGAACTCTCTACTGTGGTAACTTTTCTAGAAATTGTTGGCGGAAAAAAGGCTTTGTAGTAGGAGTCATAAGAGGTTCCAGCCAGCACCTCAACGCCAAATAGTGCCACCAGTAAGTTGTAGTCAAATACAGAAGGGATGTCATACTTTGCCTTCTGCTGCAATCGGGTAAATGTTTCTTGCAGTTGTTGCAGATACATTTTTCCTCGATGACTGAGATGTGTACGTTTACTGACAAACCACAGCAAAAAGATAATCGATAATACACCAATGGTGATTAATAAACCTGCGTTATAGCGCTCCTTACCCAAGGCGATGAGAAGCTTATAGCCCCCCAAGCTGAAAATAATCATTGCTCCAATCAAGCCAACTTTGATATTCCGTTCTTGCCACTGGGAAGCATACAATAGTTGCTCATTTTGGAGTTTTTCTTCATAGGCATTGCTGTATGACTGGATGCTCTCGGTTGCCAACCAAACAGACGTTTTAGCTGTGGAGGAGGAAGATAATTTCTCAAATACCTCACGCTCTATAGGCTCTAGCTGAGATACATCAGGATGATTTGCTACTTGGCTGATGGATTGTTCACTGACTTGCAAATAACCCCGGATAATCAAATCAAATAATACTACATTGGCGATTCCTGTTTCTTGGGAACGCAAATAAGCGATTTCGTAGGGATCTGGTTCAGCAGGAATTAGCGGCAGAGGCTGGTTTTTGGTTGGATCTTGCACTAGCTGTTGGCAAACTACCAAAGTTATCCCAATAACAAAGCAATAAAACAGTAAAAAATCTGGCCCATACATATCTGCAATTGGATTATGCAGTAATGCATTCATTGCCTTTACTCCTTTTTAGGGAATTACTGAAAGTTAAGAGAAATTAAATGACTCAATGTTTGCAGAGTTTTTTAGAACATTTGGCTTTCTCAGGTTTGTCATTTACTTTACCACAAGATTGTAGCACACATTAAAATTTATGCTCCGTCAGCCCCTTGCGGTACTAGTCTGTCAGCTTGGAATTCAGGGGTAAACAAGTTCGTAGTAAGGACTTTAGTCCTTTATGAATTATGAATTATGAATTATAAATTAGTTTGACAGAGTACTACGACTAGGTAACTTAGTCCCGCACCTTTTACAAAACCCAGCATCTACGTCATGGAAAGCCAAACCACAACCTGAACAAGCTGTTTCTACCTGATTAGCAGTTTTCACAACTCGCTTAATTAAATCTCCCACTTGCCAAGGAATCAGTGCAATTCCTGTAAAAATCATCAGTACTGTTAGCAAGCGCCCTAATTCAGAAATTGGAATAACATCGCCAAACCCTACAGTTGTCATTGTGACAACAGAGAAATAGAAGGCATCTAAAAACGTACCATAATTTTCAGGATTAACCGGATGCTCGACTTGATAAATTAAGCCAGAATAAATAAAAACAATTGCAAATAATGTAAATAAGATTCGCGCAAAAATCATTCCATCTTCGGTGCTGATAGTGGCGAATAGAAATTTCCTATCTATAAATCTGATTAATCGTAAAATCCGAAACCATCGCAGTAGGCGGATAAAGCTAATATCCACCATTCCTAAAAAGAATGGCAAAATTGCCATTAAGTCAATAATCGAATAAAAACTAAAAATATACTTAATTTTGTTTTCCGCACTCCACAAACGGAGTGAATATTCCACCGCGAAGATAATGACGATCGCAGTATCGGCTACATTCAACTGAAACCGCACAGAATCAGGAATATTATAAGTTTCTGCCACAAAAATCCCTGATGATATTAGCACCATAGCGGCAAGCGTTAAATTAATCGCTTTACCTAATGGTGTTTCCAAGTCTTTTAAGTAGAATTCTGTTTCTTGTCTGCTCAGTAACATATTCGACCATTAACTAATCTTAATTTCCATTTATAGCATTAGAAATACGATATTATTAATCATTATCCTTATGTTAACCTCAGCTTATATGAACCCAGAATATTTTATGCGTTTAGCTTTGGCAGAAGCAAAAGAAGGAGATGCGCCTTATGGTGCTGTGATTGTTAAAGATAACGAAGTCGTTGCTGTAGCTCATAACACTGTTAACAGAGACAACGATCCATCAGCCCATGCGGAAATTAACGCCATTCGTAGTTTAACAGCTAAACTTAAAAACCCTTCTTTAGAAGGTTATAGCATATATACAACTGGCGAACCTTGTCCGATGTGTGCAACTGCTTGTGTTTGGAGTGGTTTATCAGAAATTGTATATGGGGCTTCAATTCAAGATTTAATCTCGGTAAATCAATCACAAATTAATATATCTTGCGAAGAAGTTATCGCTAAGTCATTTAGAAACATCAAATTCACAAAAGACGTTTTAAAAAATGAATGTTTGGAGTTATTTAAATAAGCTAGAAACAATCTAAACTTTTCAGATTTAGGGTATGTTATACCAATTCTGCATGAAGATGGGCTAAATCATATTTAAGTACAAGAAATAAGAAAGAAAAACGAACCGCAAAGTACGCAAAGGACACAAAGAAAGAAAGAAAGAAAGAAAGAAAGAAAGAAAGAAAGAAAGAAAGAAAGAAAGAAAGAAAGAAAGAAGTGAAAAGGGTTTGGCGCAGTCTCATAAAGAAATAGTATTACGGCTTCCGTAACGCACCGAAAACCCCCAAATTATGTTGCACTTTCAGCGATAATATACCCTACAGCTAATCTAGACGTTAAAATTACGAATTACGAACTTGTACTGAGCGTAGCCGAAGTATTACGAATTATTTAACTTGGCTCATTTAAATAGGATAAATACGTATTTGCCCAAATTGCAGCTTGAGTGCGATCGCGCAAGTTTAATCTGTTTAAAATATTCGTAACATGATTTTTTACTGTGCCCTCAGAAATGTAGAGTTGTTGAGCAATTTCTCGGTTACTAGCGCCTGTAGCTATTAACCGCAAAACCTCTTTTTCTCTCGGAGTAAGTTCGGCTAAAGTAGAGGGTACAGGCGGGGAGTGGGTTGGTGTACCATTAGAAAACTGAGTCAATAGTTTTTTAACTATACCTGGGCCTAATTGAGTATATCCTTTATAAACGGCACGAATAGCAACAGCTAATTCTTCTGAGGGTGTATCTTTCAATAAATAACCCATTGCCCCATTTTGCAACGCTGCTGATACATATTCATCATCATCAAAAGTCGTCAGTACTAAAATTTTAGTTTTGCCAAAGCGTTTTTGAATTTCTCGCGTGGCTGCAACTCCATCCATAATGGGCATTCTGATATCTAGCAATACTACATCTGGCTGAAATTCAGCAACTAAATTAATCGCCTGTTCACCGTTTTCTGCTTCTCCCACTATCTCTAAATCTGGTTCTAATTCTAATAACGCTCTTAATCCTTGACGAATTAAACCTTGGTCATCTACCAGCAGCACTTTAATCATTATGTCAACCTCGTTAAGGGAATATTAACTGTAATTTTGCAACCAGAACCAGGAGCGCTATTAATATTAAACTCACCTCCAAGAGCGAAAGTGCGATCGCGCATACTATGAAGCCCAAAACCTGTAGTATTTTGCCCTAAATCAAAACCTCTACCATTATCTTGAATTATCAATCGCAAATTGCCTCTAGTCGTAGCGAGTTCTAGTTTAACCTCTGTGGCATAAGCATATTTAGATATATTTGTCAATGATTCTTGAGTAATCCGGTAGATAGCGGTATTTATTTCAGGTGGTAGAGGATATTCCAGGTTGATTTGATAAATTGGTAAAATGCCATTTGAGCGATGAAAGTTTTCTGAAAGACTTGCGATCGCCCGTTCTAAAGATTGTTCTTGTAAGGGATTCAAACGCATAGTAGAAACAGATTCACGGACATCTTTTAGCGCTTTTGAACCTAATTCCTTTGCAGTTGCTAGAAATGTTTCAGCCTTACCTGGGTTAGCTTGCCATAGTTTTAAAGCGGTTTCTAATTGCAGATTTAAAGCAGTTAGAGAATGTCCTAATGAATCATGGATTTCACGAGCAATGCGATTGCGTTCTTCTAAGGTAGCTTGATTTTCAATTTGCATGGCATATTGGCGCAGTTTTTCATTAGCGATCGCTAGCTTTTCTCGACTTTGCCGCTCAGACAATACTGCATTCATCATCAACAATACAAAAACCAAACTTAAGCCAAATACCAGCGACGAATTCAAAATCAAAAATCGATATCGCTCTTGTGCTTGTGGCGATGCTTGAAAATTGAATAATTGATATTTTAGTTGTGTAGTAACTAAAAATAAGGAAAATGATAAAATTGTAACGAATAAACGCCCTTTTAACTGAAAAATCAAACAACTGCGAGTCACTAAAATTATATATAGAAAGGGGAACAACCGAGCAAATCTCTCTCCAAAAAGTCCAATTATTAAAATCAATAAAATTTCAATGCCTGTGTAGATTAGCTTATTTCTCTGGTTATTTCTGGGTAATCTTAAGCCCATTGCTGCAAAAATAATCAGACTATAAATTGATAGTTCTGGCAATATGCTACAAACTGATAAGTCTGGAAATGCACCACAAATTGATAGTTCTGGAGGCTTAGGACGAAAATGCTTTAACGGAGGTGGTATAAAGGCTGTCAATGCGGTGATCGCCAGTAATGTCCACTCCAGATAAAGTAGAGACGGAAAAGGATGTTTCTTAATTTGAATTGGACGATTCATTAGCCACATTGTTCTAGTGATAGATGAGTTAAAAGTTGGAAGTTAGGAGTTAGGAATTAGAAGTTAAGAGTTTTGCATATTTTAACGGTAGCCTCTACCATTTCAAATTTTCGGTGGCTTACTTAAAATTTAAGAGTAAATACAGTGTATAGTATAAAAATTATGTAATAAGCTCAACAAGTATTTATAAATTAATCATAATAAAATTTTTCATCCTTCCAAACTCCAAACTCCAAACTCCAAACTCCAAACTCCAAACTCCAAACTCCAAACTCCAAACTCCTAACTCCTAACTCCTAACTCCTAACTCCAAACTCCTAACTCCTAACTCCTAACTCCTAACTCCTAACTCCTAACTCCTAACTCCTAACTATTTATTGTCAATCATGACTAAAGTCATGGGTAAAACCATGACTTTCTCCTCATGTGATTACTAAAGAGAAATTCTTATGATGGTGACATCCAACCAGGAAAAACCCATTACACAAGTCATGAAACTCAAAGCATTATCACTAGTCGCTGGAGCGTTCACGAAGTGTGCGCTCTGCGCTCTCGCTCTAACTTTAAGTGCAACCTCCTTTGCTGTTAATGCCCAAACAGCTTCTCCTTCACCCGTGTTACTTGCACAAACTCCACAAAAAGAAAGGGGCCCTTGGAAAGAATTGGGTCTAACAGATGCCCAAAAAACCCAAATTCAGGCAATTAAGCGCGATAGCCGCACCAAAATGGAGGCAGTTTTCACCCCAGAACAAAAGGCCAAGTTAGAGGCGGCGAAACAAGCACGTCAGGCTCAACGGCAAGCTGGTCAAGGTCAACGCCAACCAGGTCAACGTCAAGGAAAGCGTGGTTATGCTGACTTAAATCTGAGTGAAGCACAAAAAACCCAACTCCGACAAATCCGGGAGTCTGAAAAACAACAGATTCAAGTAGTCTTAACCCCCGAACAGCGCCAAAAAATAGAGCAATTCCGTCAAAATGCTCCTTCGCGTCGTCAACAAGGCAATCCCCAATAATAATTTTTCAAAAAATAATTAACTTGACTGATGTCTAAACATTGTTTTCCATAGTCAAAAATTAATAGACTTCTTGCAGAAGATGCGGAAAGGGGATGAAATTTTTCCCCTTTCCCTTTCCCTATTTATTCCCATGCCCAATTTAATAGACTTTCAAGCTAGTTATGAGTTATGAGTTAATTCAAAACTCGTAGCTTGATTAAGATGTCTAAAGAATTCGCAATTGGTAGTAAAGTCCGGGTTGTGGCACTACCGCCCTACGTCAAAACTGCTGAACCTATGCCCATGCTGCGCCCGCCCGATGTAATTCACCTTGGCGAAGAGGGTATAGTTATTGACCGCAGACCTGGTGGATATTGGGGTATTCGCTTTACTAGGGGAGCTTTTCTCTTAGATAGCCAATACATCGAAAGCACAGATACCCCACCCGAATCTCATTTAGAGTGAGATTAGCAGCAACCAGAAATTGTAAACTTGTGTAAAGTTGTAATTCTGG contains:
- the fghA gene encoding S-formylglutathione hydrolase, producing the protein MSNLNLISEYKSFGGKLGFYSHSSSTCNGEMRFAVYQPPQATQKPVPILYFLSGLSCTEENFMVKAGVQRLAAEYGLILVAPDTSPRNTGIAGEDDDWDFGTGAGFYVDATEEPWRKNYQMYSYIVQELPALITANFPTQPEKQGIFGHSMGGHGALVCAMRNPELYKSVSAFAPIAAPMRCPWGQKALGGYLGNNQESWRAYDASELVKKVGYHSSILIDQGTADKFLAEQLMPEVFEQACADVSQPLNLRYQEGYDHSYYFIASFIEDHIRHHALA
- a CDS encoding pyridoxamine 5'-phosphate oxidase family protein, encoding MLDIDEMGTKEIHELLKKVGHGHLSCALEGHPYVVPMHYYFEEPNIYIFTTLWMKTKYIDANPEVCLQVEEFYNLKHWRSVTVTGRAEHITLEQDIDRVMQFIKKQNPTLSPAINRTWIDAWSRGEVMALYCIHPSEMSGRTTEGVTHLARIKN
- a CDS encoding type II toxin-antitoxin system Phd/YefM family antitoxin — protein: MTTKNIDIQQTSISVSDLLSLMQDDNTEIILTNGDKPFAKVIPIASVQEKIIPKAGLNLGAMVMSDDFDEPLPDEFWLS
- a CDS encoding ion transporter, whose product is MLLSRQETEFYLKDLETPLGKAINLTLAAMVLISSGIFVAETYNIPDSVRFQLNVADTAIVIIFAVEYSLRLWSAENKIKYIFSFYSIIDLMAILPFFLGMVDISFIRLLRWFRILRLIRFIDRKFLFATISTEDGMIFARILFTLFAIVFIYSGLIYQVEHPVNPENYGTFLDAFYFSVVTMTTVGFGDVIPISELGRLLTVLMIFTGIALIPWQVGDLIKRVVKTANQVETACSGCGLAFHDVDAGFCKRCGTKLPSRSTLSN
- a CDS encoding type II toxin-antitoxin system VapC family toxin, yielding MLLNPENVRLVSVVSLWEIQIKTQLGKLTLNQSLPEIIHQQQNNGIEFIGVKVNHVLMLGQLPLHHKDPFDRLLISQAQSENAILVSKDTNFSSYSVSVEW
- a CDS encoding response regulator; amino-acid sequence: MYSIPSNYSSLQGLRVLLVDDNVDFFCSLMTLLLQLYGVEVQTAFSVQQALEIFEQWQPDVLVSDIALSKKNCYALIQQVRTKVGERGEVVLAIAVTGYANKNMLQRALCAGFDLWFTKPLDFDEFFAVLTCLAICQQSSGATRSTDFGSCP
- a CDS encoding DUF692 domain-containing protein; translation: MLSHLPSLGVGLGFRQPFKSDLFLNRQQVDFLEIVAEHYLDASWQKQQELELLAAHFPIIPHAINLSLGSAEGLDTDYLRKLAALIKQLNPPWWSEHICFTKAGGVDIGHLSPLPYTQEAVEVLCRNIALLRRWIDVPLILENITYMVTVPGAEMTEAQFLAEVVERSDCGLLLDITNLHTNAVNYGYDVHEFLQQLPCDRIVQLHFVGGHWHDGVLIDSHSQSTPVEVWQLMEEVVARVPVKGIILERDENLPPFAELTKELQKAREISRSYLC
- a CDS encoding TIGR04222 domain-containing membrane protein translates to MNALLHNPIADMYGPDFLLFYCFVIGITLVVCQQLVQDPTKNQPLPLIPAEPDPYEIAYLRSQETGIANVVLFDLIIRGYLQVSEQSISQVANHPDVSQLEPIEREVFEKLSSSSTAKTSVWLATESIQSYSNAYEEKLQNEQLLYASQWQERNIKVGLIGAMIIFSLGGYKLLIALGKERYNAGLLITIGVLSIIFLLWFVSKRTHLSHRGKMYLQQLQETFTRLQQKAKYDIPSVFDYNLLVALFGVEVLAGTSYDSYYKAFFPPTISRKVTTVESSSSSLCGSSSCSSSSCSSPSYTSSSRTSNSDTSSSCSTSSGCSSSCNSSSDSGSSCSSGSDSGSSCSSGCGGGCGGGCGGGCGGG